The DNA sequence GGACGGCACCCCCGGCCTGCCGTGGCCGCTGCGCCACCGGGCCGAGGTCACCGCCCGGGGCCGGCTGCGCGTGGAGGTCGTCTCCAAGGAACTCGGCGCGGCCGACGTGACCGAACGGCTGCGGGCCGAGGGCATCGACGCCGACGTCACCGTCCTGCCGCTGGACGACGCGGAAGCGGCGCTCCGCTTCCCGCTCCGCTGCGACCTGCTGGAGCACACCTTCACCCGGAGCCACGCATGACGGTCTTCTTCCAACTCGCGGTCAGCTGCGCCCTGGCGCTCGCGGTGTGCGCCGGCGCCGTCGGCTACTTCCGCGCCGTCCGCACCCCCCGGCCGCCGGTCGGCGTCTTCAACGGCGCCGACATCTTCGTGATGATGGGCTTCGTCCTGGCACTGCCGTACCTCTACCTGGCGCTGCCCGGTGCGGTCCTGCCGGCGGTGCTCGCGGTGGCCTTCGCGGGCGGGCTGTCCGTCGGCTACCAGCCCGTCATCGGCGACGGAAGGCTGCGCTGGGCGCTGATCGCCGCGCTGATCGCGGCCGTGCTCGGCACCCACCTCGCCTTCGGCGACACCGCCGCGCCGTACTGGATCGCCAACAGCTGCGTCGTCGGCCTGGTCGTCGTCTCCGCCACCAACATCAGCGTCCAGGGCGGGATGCGGCTGAGGAACGTCGCGTGGTTCCTGCTCGCGCTCACCGCCTACGACGCGTTCTTCGCCTGGGTCGTCCCCCTGACCGAGGAGCTGTCCGACGCGGTCCAGGGCTACCCCTTCGCCCCCGCGGCCGGGCTGCGCGTCGGGGACGACCTCGGCGCCGTGCTCGGCATGGGCGATCTGCTGGCCTACGCCCTCTTCACCACCGCCGCCTACAAGGCGTACGGGAAGGCGGGGCTGCGCACCGGCATCGTCCTGGTCGTGCTCTTCGGCGCGGTGGCCCCGGTGGCCGCCCTGCACATCGTCGGCGCGGTCACCGGGCACGCCGCGACGCTGATCCCGGCCCAGGTCTTCTTCGGCCCGGCGGCCTTCACCGGCCACCTGCTCCTGCGCCGCCGGGGCCCGGAGCGGCGGATGGCCGAACTCGCGTTCCGCCGCGACCGGATCGGAGCCCCGGGGGCGGCGGCCGGCCCGCGCCACGGGCAGGAGGCGGCCCGGCTCCTCGGCTGACGCCGGGCCGGTCCGCGCATACGTGGGGGGACGGCCGGCCGCCCGGTCACTCCGCCCTGTTCAAGTAGTTGTAGACGGTGAACCGGCTGACCCCCAGCGCCGCCGCGACCTTCTCCACGCCGTGGCGGAGGGTGAAGGCGCCGCGGGACTCCAGGTTGCGGACGATGGACTGCTTGGTCTTGCGGTCGAGTTGGGCCAGGGGGGCGCCGTGGCGGCGTTCGAGGTCGGTGAGGATGCGGTCGAGGGAGTCGGCGAGGTGGGGGAGGCGGACGGCGAGGATCTCGTGGCCCTCCCAGCTGAGGACCACGTCGTCCGGTAGGGCCTCGGCCGGGTCGAGGAGGAGGCCGCCCATCGCCTCCACCAGGGGGGTCACCGCGGCGCGGAAGCGGTCGGCGTCCGAGGAGGGGGACGGAGAAGGGTCCGGGGAGAGGTCCGGGGAAGGGGTCGTCACGGGCCGGTCCTCGGGGTGTCCTCCGGCGCGTCCAGGACGTTCAGCTGGAGGGAGACGCGCGTCGCGCCCGCGCCTATCGACCGGCGCAGCAGCTCGCCCACGGCGGCGAGGACCGCTTCCGCCCCGCCCTCGGCCGTGTTGCCGAAGGGGCCGACGTCCACGTGGTCGAGGCCGGCGTCCTGGACCACGTCCCGGGCCACGACGGCGTGCGGGGGCGGGCGGTCGAGGTCGAACGGCTCCGTGGTGAATTCCACTCTCAGGCGCACCATGCCGCCACGGTATCCGGCCCGGCGTCTCACTTGGCCGCCGTCCAAGTTCGTACGTTCGGAAGAGGGTTCACTCTGTGTCGGCGACACCCGGCCGCCGACGCCACGCTCGGTGACGGGGTCGGATGGCGGGGCGTCCGAGTTCCCCGTCGGTTTTCACGACCTCCCTGGCGGGTGTGCCACCAAGTGAGACATGAAAAACATTTGGTGACGTGGATCACATTGCCGCTTCTGTGATGGTACATCCATCATTGTGTTGGCCAACGATTAAAGGGTGCTCTTTCGGGATCTCGCGCCACACGTCCCGAATGCCCCGCAGGCAAAAAGGCAGTTGCCGAAAGACGCCGGTCCAGGTCCCCATCGCCGTGGACACCGGCCGGCGAACGACGCGCACCCCCCGTTTCCCCTACCGCGTGCACACGTGATTACGGAGAAAACGAAGTGAGCTCACCCGCGTTATCCACCCGCCCGTCGGCGCCGGACTTCCGGAGCCCCCTCGCCCTCTCCCTGCCCGCGCCCGCGCCGACCGTCCTCACCGGACGCCTCGTCCCGGACGACCTCTGGCACCTGGCCAAGGAGGCGATACCGCCCACGCCGAAACGGCCACAGGGTGGCGGGCAGCGCCGGGTCGACGACCGCGAGGTGCTGGCCGCCATCGTGTTCGTGGCGGGATCCGGCTGCAGTTGGCGCCGGCTGCCCCCGGTCTTCGGCGCCTCCTGGCAGACCGTGCACCGCCGTTTCACCGAATGGAGCGCCGCGGGCCTCTGGGACCTGCTGTGCGCCGCCGCCGAACACCGCGCCGCCGGGGCGCGCGCCGACTGGACGCTCACCGTCTGCCGCCGCATCCGCGCCCGCGCCGCCGCGTCCTCCGGATCGCCGGGTTCGCTCGGCGCGCTCGGTTCGCCCAGCTCATCCAGCTCGTCCAGCTCCACAGGCTCGTCCAGCCCTTCCGGCTCGTCCAGCCCCTCCGGCTCTTCCGGTTCATCCGGCTCGTGGGTCTCGTCCGCCTCCGTCGTCCCGGCCGTCCGTCCCGTCGACGTGCCCCCATCGGACGCCCTCCGGCGCGTGCCACTCGTCACCGTCGCCGCTGCCACCGCTGCCGCCGCCCGCTGAGCCCTTCCCCTAAAGGCCGTTCGCACCATCCCGCGGAAACACCTGTGCCGTTTCCGCCGCCCCTCCCACCCCCTCCCCCCTCCCCGTTCCACCCACCCTTTTCCCTTCCAAACGAACGGAATGACGCGCATGCTTCAGCAGCGAGAATCGGTCGCGCTCATCGGTATCGGCTGCCGGTTCCCCGGCGGCATCGACTCCCCGGAATCGTTCTGGAATTTCCTCTCCGGCGGCAAGGTGTCCGTCGAACCCACCCCCGAGGACCGCTGGCGTCCCTACACGAAGATCAGCCCGGAGTTCTCCGAGGCTTTGCGCCGCGCCGACCGGCCGGGCAACTTCATCGGCGACGTCGACGGTTTCGAC is a window from the Streptomyces mobaraensis genome containing:
- a CDS encoding helix-turn-helix domain-containing protein; this translates as MGGLLLDPAEALPDDVVLSWEGHEILAVRLPHLADSLDRILTDLERRHGAPLAQLDRKTKQSIVRNLESRGAFTLRHGVEKVAAALGVSRFTVYNYLNRAE
- a CDS encoding transposase, with the protein product MSSPALSTRPSAPDFRSPLALSLPAPAPTVLTGRLVPDDLWHLAKEAIPPTPKRPQGGGQRRVDDREVLAAIVFVAGSGCSWRRLPPVFGASWQTVHRRFTEWSAAGLWDLLCAAAEHRAAGARADWTLTVCRRIRARAAASSGSPGSLGALGSPSSSSSSSSTGSSSPSGSSSPSGSSGSSGSWVSSASVVPAVRPVDVPPSDALRRVPLVTVAAATAAAAR